GCCCAACGTAATGTTTTAAAATCAGCAACCATGACTGAGTGTGGGCAATATTCTGAAGAGTGCAACTTTGATGATTTGGCTTCGATTTGGACTTTATAAGTATGCCCATGCATCCGACCACAAGGACCATTGTAATCCTTGATGTAGTGGGCGCTATCAAATGTAAATTCTGTGGTTAGTTTCCATTTTGGCATTTTGATATTACCCAGTTGTCATTGTGTTCTAAACCCGAATTGGTTGGCAATATAATGTATTTTATATCGCCATGTATTGCTACCAATTCCTTAATCATACGGATGCATTCCCTAGTCGGCGCCACGGGTGCATAGACCAGTAGCCCGCGTGCTTCTAGCTTCACTACAGTCATGCGAATTGGTACGATAGTGTAGAGAATGCCTTGAAGCTGATCAATTGTCCAGATAGTATCTTTGACTACTTCAGTGCAGAGCGATCGCCGTTTCCCGTAGGGATATAGTGGTACAGCAGGCCAAAACGGCCATCCCCAATCGTGGGGATGGCTGCTGGGTTCCAACCCTGACGCCTGCGGCTGGACTGTCGATTTACCTCCCTGTGGGTTCATTGCTTTTGATCCAAAGTGTGGTTCTATCCAATTTTTAGCATTGGAATGCTTGTCTTGCTGGCGTTTATCTGGACTATCGTCAAATGAAGCGTCATAGTATCAGCTCCCTGTGAGCAACTGTAGGGGCGGCTTGATTGCACTTTTGCTGTCAGTTGTCAGTTTAGGGTTGTTTGATTGTTGTAAATTGCGATCGCGTGACTTCACAATTGTTTACCGAATCCAGAAAAAGTCAGAAATGGGTTACGTAACAATTAGTTACATTGGCTTTTAGCAAGGGTTGTAGGAGCCAATGCTGTTCACCCTATTGCTCGGTCGCACTTAGTCAAACCTCCTGACAATTTGCATCAAGATAGCTTCAAGCCTTTCTAATGCCGCGTTTGTAGTTCTTTGGTTTGCTTCTACATTTCGCTGGTGTTGCTCAAAGTTTTGCTGGTGTTGCTCAAAGTTTTGCTGATGTTGCTCAAAGTGTCGTTGCTGCTGTTCGTGGCTATCGCGTAACTCTAGCAACACATCATCTAAGATGGCGCTACGAGCTAGTACAGAATTTACATTGCTGGTTAAGTTGGCAACATTATCGGTAAGGTTATCTAGCTTGTTGGTTAAAGCCGCGATCGCTTGGGTGTTTTGTATCGCTAGCAACTGCATTGCTAGTAATTGCTGGTCAATGTTGCTTGGCGGCTGTGGTATGTCTGTCATGCTGCTCCCTTATCCTTACCTGATTCGCTTTCAGTTTCTTGTATCCAGTTTTCTACCAATTCAACTAAAACCTCATTCATACTGACCTGCTTGAGAGCGCAGAGGGATTTAAATTTTGCTCTCAAAGATTCAGGCATAAACATTTTGTAGGTTACTAGCTTTTCTTTAGTCACAACACATTTACCAGATTTATCTACCTGCAATTATCCCTTTAAGGACAAATCAAGTCATTAGGGTAAATGGGTGTATTGTGTTATTAGGGTGGTTAGGGTTACAATAGCACTATAAGCAGAAATCGATCAACAACCACCTACTCGCTGGTGTTGCTCAAAAGCAATAATGTAAGCTTATTTTGCTTTTTCAGCAACCCCTAATTAGGGGTTGCTGAATAAAGGTGTAATGCAGCCCAGGTAAGGAATTCCAGTCTTTTTTCACCAAGCAAGTGCAAGGTTATAACATCTAAAGTCTCAAAACCCTTGCACTTTCGTTAGCGAGCGCTGGGTAAATTTGGAACCTGAGCAATGAAACAACCATTTTGCAACCTGTGTGGCTTCTAGATTCGCTTTAGAGACTTATTCAGCAAGCCCTAAATAATATTTGCTTACGTGGGATGTCAAGAATTATTTTGAGCGAGAAACTGCTCTATCTAATATCATTTTAACATCGGCTGGATTTCTAGATATATCTCGTTGCCAAAAACCAAAGCCACCATGTTGATTAACCGCTTTAATCCACTGAGCTAAAAACGCGCTTTTCGCTTGATCTTTCTGGGTATATTTGCCTTTAGTTTCTAAAATCAAGAAACTACCACTTTTTAATTTAATAATAAAATCTGGTCTATACTTGTGAACAATTCCGTCAAAGATATAAAGAATTTCAAATCCCAAATGATCATTCTTAACCCAAGCCTCAACATTGGGATTTCTATCTAGTTCAAATGCTTCACTAGCTTCCCATGTACTATCAAAAATACAGCAATTTATGTGTGATTTCCGCGTGTATTCATGAGGCTTACCTGTATACCAGGGACGCATATCACCAGTAGAACGGATAGGATGATCTGGATCAAAAACAGGTTCAATTGCTTCTGTATTGTCTAAATAAATAGCGTTCCAAATATGCTGAACTACCTTTCTTAAATTCAGAGTAATCAGAATCCGCCGACGCATTTCATCTAAGTTAAATAGTGGAGGATTAATTAGAATTAAATCTGAATTAATAAATTTTTCTACTAATCTAATCAGGTTCCCCAATAAATACTCTCGATTCCCTTTCCAGCCGGGTTTCATTTGTTCAAAGATATCCCTAGCAGTCTCAAAGGCAATTTTCTGCATCCGAAATTTGCGTCCTAAATCTTCTAGATCAATTTCTTTTATTTTTGTAACATCTGGTTTACCATCAACAACTGGTGCTACTTCAGCTAGTGTACTGTTATCAAAAGCATCTAACTCTAAAGGCTCAATTTGACTGAAATTCAGTTTAAGTTCAGGCTTATAAATATAATCAATTCGGATAATATTGGGAAAGCTAATTTCAAACTGTTGCTTTTCGGGATCGGGTTTAACTTCAGTTTTAGGTTGAGGGGGTGGAGGTGTTGTTTCTTCACTAGATTCATGGGGAATAAAGGTGAAGGGAACACCAAAAATATTCACATATTCTGGTTCTAGTAAATTTGTTTCTGGGTTAACATCGTAAGCTGTTCTTCTCAAGCCTCTACCCACAACTTGTTCACAGAGGAGTTGGCTAGTGAATGCTCGAATACCCATAATATGAGTTACTGTTTTAGCATCCCATCCTTCAGATAGCATCCCAACTGAAATAACATTTTGAATTTGCTCACCTGGTTTACCAACTTGACCAACTGTATCAACTTTTTGTCTTAAAAGTTCTGCTTGTTGCTGTTTAGTTAACTTGGGAGCAATTTCTTCATCAGATGTATCGTCTTCATTAATATCTGTAGTTTTGTATTGTATTTCAGAAGTTTCTTCTTGAGATTCTGCCATTTTCAGAACATTAGAGTCTATATGCAGAGTGCGTTCTGGAATGCAAAGTTCTTCTATTTGAATTTTATGATGATTGAAGGCATAATTAATTCGGGCTGCGGTTTCAGTACGATTAGCAACAGAAATCATTACTGGAGGAACTTTATGTCCCGCTTGCTCCCAAGATTTAGCTGTTTCTAACCAGTCTTTACCTAACAAATAATAAGCATTAGTTAGTAAATCTGGTAAAGATTCATTTGGTTGTGCTTTGCGATTGAAATCATCTTTAACTTCAGCATCGTTATATAAATGATAATAACGAGATTTAAAGTCTTTGAGGTTAAGTCTACCATCATCACGAATTACAACACGAGGAGTTTTAACTAAGCCTGATTCAATGGCATCGTTTAACCCAAAATCACTAACAATCCAGTCAAATAAAGCTTCTTCCGAACTTCTTTTACCAGAAGGTACAAAGGGTGTGGCAGAAAAATCAAAACAGGTGATTATTCCTCTAGCTCTGTGGATGCGATCAAGTCCACCAATCCATTTTGTTGCTTCCTCTATATCTTCTTTACTAAGACCTTTTATTTTGGATTCAGCAGGAATACGCCAAGCATGATGCGCTTCATCATTAATGACTAAAAGATTGCTAAAACTTGCAAGTTCACCTAAAACATCTCTGACATAAGCTTCATCACTTTTTGTTCCACGTTTATCTACTCCCTTCTTTTTCTCAATCTGTTCTTCAGTTTCCCAATTGAGAACGTGCCAATTACGAACTAAAACTTTACCCTGACGTAGTTTATCTAATAAGCCAAGAGGAATAATATTGAAAATCTCATAGTAATTGTTTTCAGTAGAAGGAATTAGAACTTGTAGGCGATTTTTAACTGTTAAACCAGGTGCTACAACAAAAATGGCTTTGGAAAAGCGATTATCTTGAGGATAGGTGACTTTGTTAAGGATTTGCCATGCAATCAACATTGCCATGACGATGGTTTTTCCTGAACCTGTGGCCATTTTGCAGCAGAGACGTTTAAATGCTCCACCATCAGAAGGAATATCAATACCAATTTTTTCCGATGGATGAGATTCAATAAGCCAGATTAAGGTTTCTATTGCTTCTAATTGACAGAAAAAGAAGGGAAATTCACGTTCTTCTGGATTGTGCCAGTGTTCTAAGAGACGTTTTGTAACGCCTGTAACACCGAGATATCCATTTTCACGCCAAGCTTTGACACGCGCACGAATTTGATTAACTAGAGGAATTTCAATGAATTTACCAGGATCATCGAAGGATTTTGAGTTTTGAGAAGCGATAGTATAACCTGCGGGTCTTCTGCCATCTTCAAGTTTAAAACGACGAGTTTGGTGATTGTACTGCCAGTATTTTTTTGGCTCATTATAGGGGGAGTTTATAATAAGCTGGTGAATTTTTGATTGAGATATCATAGCTTCTTTCAACATTCCCTAACAAGGATTTTAAATCTTTAATTTCTATTTATGCAATAAGTATCATGTGCTGACTCAGAATTCATTAATTGAATTTTTTTTAGCCGATTTTTTTTAATTTCTTTATTGAGGGCTGAAGAATTATTCAAAATGTCTACACTATCATTAGTAATCAAATCAGCAGTAGTTAAAGCAGCAGTAGCTACAAGACATCTATCAACACTTTTGGTTTGATCATTAATAATCTTTTCTATTCCATTCCTTAATTGCTCTGATGGTTCAATATCTATTATATTTTTTTCCTTAATTAAAATCCAGAACTGGAGAATTTGTTTTTCAAACCTTTGCTCCTCCATATTCTTGATTACCTCATCAAGCTTCCTTTTATATTCAATATCAATTTTACCTGCTTTGTCAATTTGCAGTTGATGTGTGGTTGCAAGTCTGGCAAGTAGGGAGTCAATATGCCTATTTACATTGATTTGTGGATTGAGAATATGGATAAACACACTGGTATCAATCACAATTGGTATAAATTGATTATTTTCTGTCATTTTTAAACCACTACATAATATCAATACTGAGAGCTTCTAAAATATCTGCTCCAAAAAATTCCATAGGAAGTCCTTTTTCAAAACTACCATCTGAGTTGATGTCTAAATTTTTTACTTGGACAAAACTATCTTTGGTGTAAAAATATGCGACTGTCACATCTTTTGAATTTAATTGTCCTCTTGCTATAAGTTTACGCAGCCTGATAATAATATTCTCACTATGTGTCTCAATGATGGATGGAACACCTCTTTCCGTCCATAATTCAGCAAAAAAAGAACCCATTGCTAGTTGTGCAGTGGGGTGAATTTGCGCTTCTGGTTGCTCAACAATTAGTAGTTGTCCTCTGTTAAGTAAAGCTCCTTGTACAAATATTGGTATACATTGACTAACACCAAAGCCAAAATCAGCTAGATAAGATTCTGCTCCAGTTGATTTGTTTTTTGCTCGAAATTCAGGAATAAAACCCTTTACTTGAGATTTGAATTTTACATCTTCAATATCTATAACAGATTCAATATGTCGTAAAACAAAATTTGCTTTTTCTCCACCATCAGTAAGCAAACGCTGTAAGTGAGGCATAGCATATTCACCTCTATGTCCAACATCATCAAGAGGTGGACTACCTAATATGACACTTCTTTCTGATTCTTCACGAACTGGAGAGAGATGTCGCATAGATATGATTTCATCTTTTACAACATCTAAATAGAGATTATCAAAAGCAGATTTTAGTATCTCTACTGGATCATTTGGAAGAGGGAATTTGAGAAATCTAGTGCGTCTAAGATTTGTTTCTTCTTTATGGAGAATTTTTTTTCCTCCTATTTCACAGGTAACTGTGTGTTTGGCTTTTTTCCCACTATAAGGAATACTTCCGGCAATGCAAAAATCAGCTATTGATTCCTCTGCGGTGATTTGTGAATCAACTTTTAGGCTAGTTGTTTCTCCTAGCGGGTCTTCAGTTGTAACTATTGAAAATGGGTTTAACTTAATTGAAAAATCAATACTATTATCTTCTATTTTTGGTATAGCTTTACTTTTTTGAAGTTCTTTTCTAATTTGTTGGATTCTAGGATCGGGTAAAGAATTAGTTTTGAGATTTAAACTAAATTGGAAACCATTGTTACGAGATTTAGTATTTTTTAAATCTTTAAAAGTACCAAGACTGACGTGCCGACCCTCAGTAGAAAAAAATTCACCTTCACTAGATTCACTAGATTCTAGAGTTTGCTGAAGCATAAGCAAAAACTTGATTAGTGTAGATTTTCCCGCACTGTTGCGACCAATCAAAATTGTAATGGGTCTGATACGAACATCTATATCTTGTTGAAATGCACGGAAATTTTTTAATTTAATATTAGTTAACATAGGTAACTTTCACTTGGTTAATCTTTCAAGTTAGCCGGATGATTTTTAGAGATTCAATTCCCCGATCATCAACTATTTTTACAGCAATACGCTGATAATTACCCATTTCAAAAGGTAATGAAACAGTTCCTTGATAGGACTCAATTAAATCTTCATCAATCTCGGCTTTAAGATTTCTGGCAAGACGTGACCAGCCATCTTTCTCTCCAGCCATTGGAAAGAATACTTGGCAAGGAAAAATGCTTCTACCGTCATAATCAGTATCTAGC
The Gloeotrichia echinulata CP02 DNA segment above includes these coding regions:
- a CDS encoding plasmid partition protein ParG, whose translation is MTKEKLVTYKMFMPESLRAKFKSLCALKQVSMNEVLVELVENWIQETESESGKDKGAA
- a CDS encoding 6-carboxytetrahydropterin synthase, coding for MPKWKLTTEFTFDSAHYIKDYNGPCGRMHGHTYKVQIEAKSSKLHSSEYCPHSVMVADFKTLRWAKQDVTKGGLDHCILNEVLPPEYETTAEMIAKYIYDETRKRVPSGVQLKVRVSETPNSWVEYEDD
- a CDS encoding AAA family ATPase, with amino-acid sequence MLTNIKLKNFRAFQQDIDVRIRPITILIGRNSAGKSTLIKFLLMLQQTLESSESSEGEFFSTEGRHVSLGTFKDLKNTKSRNNGFQFSLNLKTNSLPDPRIQQIRKELQKSKAIPKIEDNSIDFSIKLNPFSIVTTEDPLGETTSLKVDSQITAEESIADFCIAGSIPYSGKKAKHTVTCEIGGKKILHKEETNLRRTRFLKFPLPNDPVEILKSAFDNLYLDVVKDEIISMRHLSPVREESERSVILGSPPLDDVGHRGEYAMPHLQRLLTDGGEKANFVLRHIESVIDIEDVKFKSQVKGFIPEFRAKNKSTGAESYLADFGFGVSQCIPIFVQGALLNRGQLLIVEQPEAQIHPTAQLAMGSFFAELWTERGVPSIIETHSENIIIRLRKLIARGQLNSKDVTVAYFYTKDSFVQVKNLDINSDGSFEKGLPMEFFGADILEALSIDIM
- a CDS encoding DEAD/DEAH box helicase family protein, with the translated sequence MLKEAMISQSKIHQLIINSPYNEPKKYWQYNHQTRRFKLEDGRRPAGYTIASQNSKSFDDPGKFIEIPLVNQIRARVKAWRENGYLGVTGVTKRLLEHWHNPEEREFPFFFCQLEAIETLIWLIESHPSEKIGIDIPSDGGAFKRLCCKMATGSGKTIVMAMLIAWQILNKVTYPQDNRFSKAIFVVAPGLTVKNRLQVLIPSTENNYYEIFNIIPLGLLDKLRQGKVLVRNWHVLNWETEEQIEKKKGVDKRGTKSDEAYVRDVLGELASFSNLLVINDEAHHAWRIPAESKIKGLSKEDIEEATKWIGGLDRIHRARGIITCFDFSATPFVPSGKRSSEEALFDWIVSDFGLNDAIESGLVKTPRVVIRDDGRLNLKDFKSRYYHLYNDAEVKDDFNRKAQPNESLPDLLTNAYYLLGKDWLETAKSWEQAGHKVPPVMISVANRTETAARINYAFNHHKIQIEELCIPERTLHIDSNVLKMAESQEETSEIQYKTTDINEDDTSDEEIAPKLTKQQQAELLRQKVDTVGQVGKPGEQIQNVISVGMLSEGWDAKTVTHIMGIRAFTSQLLCEQVVGRGLRRTAYDVNPETNLLEPEYVNIFGVPFTFIPHESSEETTPPPPQPKTEVKPDPEKQQFEISFPNIIRIDYIYKPELKLNFSQIEPLELDAFDNSTLAEVAPVVDGKPDVTKIKEIDLEDLGRKFRMQKIAFETARDIFEQMKPGWKGNREYLLGNLIRLVEKFINSDLILINPPLFNLDEMRRRILITLNLRKVVQHIWNAIYLDNTEAIEPVFDPDHPIRSTGDMRPWYTGKPHEYTRKSHINCCIFDSTWEASEAFELDRNPNVEAWVKNDHLGFEILYIFDGIVHKYRPDFIIKLKSGSFLILETKGKYTQKDQAKSAFLAQWIKAVNQHGGFGFWQRDISRNPADVKMILDRAVSRSK